Proteins encoded by one window of Epinephelus moara isolate mb chromosome 18, YSFRI_EMoa_1.0, whole genome shotgun sequence:
- the LOC126405902 gene encoding transcription factor 20-like, with protein sequence MEVSPQDPSLMAMDLSKGYSVNPLTHSHTEAMDLAKKPEWYHRRPPSCSTEISSPFRSRASFSYNSQLHPEQGAPVHCRDMEQSPEALGNYMNSTLAPGLDLYRDGVHGNLWHQGFYGPDQPGGAVPESSGGEESDSGSDVIFLVSSAKEPLLCSSFIQDSVRHIVEPLSPAVSLSSLDEGRGCYHLPQPMSSPSPDSSYSEDSSDSSVDIPIHHTRPVVLLSDLSAVYGNAAESPVDISSDDSDVIEVSITNEKKKSDTFPCKKSASCKKSLVRETPPQSEDEKAPTREVRRSTRIRKPVSETPLFTCSASRHSLRRRAKNSAVGIYNESGDSEDLIEYATRLFNSDAEEAASQPNVSQRVSSNSEESDVDARTDRKSPQRESHEEQQPRHKVSRTKSINHKRKKPLPLCKTKRLRTKQKQNCRIEPEEQERKTNKKTVARRKKKVRSQTGPSALFPAREPEIKLKYAKIKEEKKDKKLGSFCPFVHMEKRMCTVVNYQEEEATVRSSKGGRQQTATASVSGFVPHTSCFQLGRFSSESRSQATLLCCLCGQTANAVGLGDLHGPYHPTGPSLDCRTEPKEEEHLLVNKRSVNSSGDGCDGYDCSAVKGLPESNNHSLPKVPLHLDECWIHEDCGIWSAGVFLVRGKLYGLEEAARLAQETMCSLCQQTGAIMGCFQKGCPRNYHYRCAIQSGCVLNEENFSIRCSEHKNKPLTSVSRQHKR encoded by the exons atGGAAGTGTCGCCTCAGGATCCATCTCTAATGGCTATGGACCTGTCAAAGGGCTACTCAGTCAACCCACTGACCCACAGCCACACTGAAGCCATGGACCTGGCAAAGAAACCCGAGTGGTACCACAGACGCCCGCCGAGCTGCAGCACAGAGATCAGCTCCCCATTTCGATCCAGAGCCTCGTTCTCCTACAACTCTCAGCTGCATCCTGAGCAGGGTGCACCTGTCCACTGCAGAGACATGGAGCAGAGTCCTGAGGCATTAGGCAACTACATGAATTCCACGCTAGCTCCGGGGCTTGATCTGTATCGTGATGGAGTTCACGGCAACCTGTGGCATCAGGGTTTCTATGGGCCTGACCAACCTGGCGGTGCAGTTCCTGAAAGCAGCGGTGGGGAGGAGAGTGACAGCGGCTCTGATGTAATTTTCCTTGTATCTTCCGCTAAGGAGCCACTCTTGTGCAGTTCTTTCATCCAAGACAGTGTGAGGCACATAGTGGAGCCCCTGTCCCCAGCTGTGTCCCTGTCCTCACTGGATGAAGGGAGAGGTTGCTATCACCTACCTCAGCCTATGAGCTCACCCAGTCCTGACAGCTCATATTCAGAAGACTCCTCAGATAGCTCAGTTGACATTCCTATACATCACACCAGACCTGTAGTCCTCCTGTCAGACCTAAGTGCTGTTTACGGCAACGCTGCAGAATCTCCAGTTGATATTTCAAGCGATGACAGCGATGTTATTGAAGTTTCGATTACcaatgaaaagaagaaaagcgACACCTTTCCTTGTAAGAAAAGTGCTTCTTGTAAGAAGAGTCTGGTGAGAGAAACCCCTCCTCAGAGCGAGGATGAAAAAGCTCCAACCAGAGAAGTTCGGCGAAGTACCCGAATCAGAAAACCCGTTTCTGAAACGCCTTTGTTTACCTGCAGTGCATCTCGCCACAGTTTGAGGAGACGAGCTAAAAACAGCGCCGTTGGTATTTATAATGAAAGTGGTGATTCTGAAGACCTGATTGAATACGCGACGAGGTTGTTCAACTCAGACGCAGAAGAAGCAGCCTCGCAGCCAAATGTGTCACAAAGAGTGAGCAGTAATTCAGAGGAGTCTGATGTTGATGCTcggacagacaggaagtcaccGCAGAGAGAGTCGCACGAGGAGCAGCAGCCTCGTCACAAAGTGTCACGCACGAAAAGCATAAATCATAAACGAAAGAAGCCCCTCCCCCTTTGTAAAACTAAAAGGTTAAGAactaaacagaaacaaaactgcAGAATCGAACCAGAGGAGcaagaaaggaaaacaaacaaaaaaacagttgcaaGACGGAAGAAAAAAGTGCGTTCGCAGACTGGACCTTCTGCTCTGTTTCCCGCCAGGGAGCCAGAAATCAAACttaaatatgcaaaaataaaagaggaaaaaaaggacaagAAATTGGGGAGTTTTTGCCCTTTTGTTCACATGGAGAAGAGGATGTGCACTGTGGTCAActatcaggaggaggaggcgacAGTCAGGAGCAGCAAAGGAGGACGGCAGCAGACAGCCACAGCCTCTGTGTCTGGCTTTGTTCCCCACACGTCCTGTTTCCAGCTGGGTCGGTTCAGTTCGGAAAGCAGGTCTCAGGCCACGCTGTTGTGCTGCCTGTGCGGTCAGACGGCCAACGCTGTGGGCCTCGGGGACCTTCACGGCCCGTACCATCCCACTGGTCCTTCTCTGGACTGCAGGACTGAGCCGAAAGAGGAGGAACATTTACTTGTCAATAAACGTTCAGTAAACTCCTCAGGCGATGGGTGTGATGGTTATGACTGCTCTGCCGTCAAAGGTTTGCCTGAGAGCAACAACCACTCTCTCCCAAAGGTGCCTCTTCATCTGGACGAGTGCTGGATTCATGAGGACTGCGGCATCTGGTCGGCTGGTGTCTTCCTGGTCAGAGGGAAGCTGTATGGGTTAGAGGAGGCAGCCCGGCTCGCACAAGAAACA atGTGCTCATTGTGCCAACAAACAGGTGCAATAATGGGATGTTTCCAGAAGGGCTGTCCCAGAAATTATCACTACAGATGTGCCATTCAGTCAG gctgtGTCTTAAATGAGGAGAACTTCTCAATTAGATGTTCTGAGCACAAG